One genomic segment of Brassica napus cultivar Da-Ae chromosome A3, Da-Ae, whole genome shotgun sequence includes these proteins:
- the LOC106419786 gene encoding E3 ubiquitin-protein ligase RHF2A translates to MEGVGDTTSSEGHLISAAAFVQGGIQDACDDACSICLEAFCESEPSTLTSCKHEYHLQCILEWCQRSSQCPMCWQSISLKDPTSQELLEAVVQERNFRSNPPRNATVFLRSAFGDFELQHLPPNVDNLDLEERILQHFAAMGRARHGARREGHRSRSSSQGGHPQYVVYSQHPNASPPPPHPMSSSPSQRDESDTATNLPHNASLGEGSVQSNMQPPASSQPRQVSPSNSRSLNQSPPSDQDRAGPSELQSFSESLKSRLNAVSARYKESISKNTRSWKDRFFSRNTSMAELGSEVKREVSAGIATVSRMMERLETRENSSTASVSSENQHTPGESNNEHNRRSEAGDEHSLNERGVKGTCAAGSGSS, encoded by the exons ATGGAg GGAGTTGGTGATACGACGTCGTCTGAGGGGCATCTGATATCGGCAGCAGCTTTTGTGCAAGGGGGAATCCAAGATGCTTGTGATGATGCTTGTAGCATCTGTCTTGAAGCCTTCTGCGAATCCGAACCATCAACC TTGACTAGTTGCAAGCATGAGTATCATCTCCAATGCATTCTTGAGTG GTGTCAAAGGAGTTCACAGTGCCCAATGTGTTGGCAATCAATTAGTCTAAAAGACCCCACAAG TCAGGAGCTGCTTGAGGCTGTTGTACAGGAGAGGAACTTCCGCTCCAATCCACCTAGAAATGCCACCGTTTTTCTTCGTTCAGCTTTCGGCGATTTTGAGTTACAACAT CTCCCGCCGAATGTGGATAACTTGGATCTTGAAGAGCGGATCTTACAGCACTTTGCTGCCATGGGACGAGCAAGACATGGGGCGAGAAGGGAAGGACACAGAAGCAGGTCATCCTCTCAAGGTGGTCATCCACAATATGTGGTGTACTCTCAGCATCCTAatgcttctcctcctcctcctcatccaATGTCTTCCTCTCCATCTCAGAGAGATGAGAGTGACACAGCCACAAACCTTCCTCACAATGCTAGTTTAGGGGAAGGTTCTGTTCAGTCAAACATGCAGCCACCAGCTTCTTCTCAACCTCGCCAGGTTTCTCCTTCAAACAGCAG ATCTCTTAATCAATCTCCCCCAAGTGATCAAGATAGAGCTGGACCATCTGAACTCCAATCATTTTCAGAATCTTTAAAGTCTAGACTAAACGCTGTCTCAGCTAG ATACAAAGAGTCTATATCAAAGAACACAAGGAGCTGGAAAGATAGATTCTTCTCTCGCAACACATCCATGGCAGAACTTGGCTCTGAGGTTAAAAGAGAAGTCAGTGCCGGAATCGCCACTGTGTCCCGCATGATGGAACGTCTAGAAACGAGAGAAAACAGTAGCACTGCATCTGTATCATCAGAAAATCAACACACTCCTGGTGAATCAAACAATGAGCATAATAGAAGATCAGAAGCGGGTGATGAACATTCTTTGAATGAAAGAGGTGTTAAAGGAACATGTGCGGCTGGTTCTGGTTCTAGCTAA
- the LOC106419759 gene encoding outer envelope protein 61, with the protein MFNGMMDPEMIRLAQDQMSRMTPADFARIQQQMMSNPDLMKMATESMNSMRPEDLRQAAEQLKHTRPEDMAQIGEKMANASPEEIAAMRVQADAQFTYQINAAQMLKKQGNELHSRGNFSGAAEKYLRAKNNLKDIPSSKGGALLLACSLNLMSCYLKTNQHEECIKEGSEVLAYDATNVKALYRRGQAYRDLGQFEDAISDLSKAHEVSPEDETIADVLRDAKERLAVEGPGKASSRGVVIEEITGEGTGESKRPSKEVTGEGNTSGHARGVKTDVDGLQALRDDPEAIRTFQNFITKTDPETLASLSGGKAGDMSPDMFKTASSMIGKMSPEEIQKMVQTASSFKGDNPFASSTSPSGENGFTPTPDMLKLASDMMSKMSTEERERMFNMASSLKANAPVSTSYSDTEATDPRESSFVGESSSSAPRSGLEPSVASAPPADLQEQMRNQMKDPAMRQMFTSMIKNMNPEMLASMSEQFGMKLSQEDAAKAQEAMASLTPEALEKMMKWADRAQTGIEKAKKAKKWLLGKGGLIFAICMLVLAVILHRLGYIGR; encoded by the exons atgtTTAACGGGATGATGGATCCGGAGATGATCCGGCTTGCTCAAGACCAGATGAGCCGCATGACTCCTGCTGATTTCGCTAGAATCCAACAACAG ATGATGTCGAATCCAGATTTGATGAAAATGGCAACTGAGAGTATGAACAGCATGAGGCCTGAAGATTTGAGACAAGCTGCTGAACAGCTCAAGCATACTCGCCCTGAGGATATGGCTCAGATCGGCGAGAAGATGGCTAATGCCTCCCCTGAAGAGATTGCAGCTATGCGTGTTCAGGCTGATGCTCAGTTTACTTATCAAATCAACGCAGCTCAGATGCTTAAAAAACAG GGTAATGAGCTTCATAGCCGAGGAAACTTCAGTGGTGCTGCGGAGAAATATTTGCGT GCAAAGAACAATCTGAAGGACATTCCATCTTCTAAAGGCGGAGCACTTTTGTTGGCTTGTTCTCTCAATCTGATGTCATGTTATTTGAAGACGAATCAGCATGAAGAGTGCATAAAGGAAGGTTCCGAG GTTTTGGCGTATGATGCAACAAACGTCAAAGCCCTATACAGGAGGGGACAAGCTTACAGAGATCTGGGACAGTTTGAA GATGCCATCTCCGATCTAAGTAAGGCTCATGAAGTTTCCCCTGAAGATGAGACTATTGCCGATGTGCTAag AGATGCTAAGGAAAGATTGGCTGTTGAGGGCCCTGGCAAGGCATCATCAAGAG GTGTGGTGATCGAAGAAATAACTGGAGAAGGTACTGGAGAAAGTAAAAGACCGTCTAAAGAGGTTACTGGAGAAGGCAACACTAGTGGTCATGCTCGGGGCGTAAAGACCGATGTCGATGGATTACAGGCTCTCAGAGATGACCCGGAAGCAATCAG AACGTTCCAGAACTTTATTACAAAAACCGATCCCGAAACGCTTGCTTCTTTGAGCGGAGGCAAAGCTGGAGACATGTCACCAGACATGTTCAAAACCGCCTCTAGCATGATAGGCAAAATGTCTCCCGAAGAGATTCAAAAAATGGTCCAGACAGCCTCGTCGTTTAAAGGAGACAACCCTTTCGCCTCTTCGACTTCGCCATCCGGAGAAAACGGATTTACCCCCACACCAGACATGCTTAAACTCGCGTCTGATATGATGAGTAAGATGTCAACAGAAGAGCGTGAGAGGATGTTTAACATGGCGTCGTCTTTGAAAGCAAACGCTCCAGTTTCAACATCGTACAGTGACACAGAAGCAACTGATCCACGGGAAAGTAGTTTTGTAGGTGAGTCTAGTTCTTCGGCTCCAAGAAGCGGTTTGGAACCAAGCGTCGCTTCTGCTCCGCCTGCTGACTTGCAAGAACAGATGAGAAACCAAATGAAAGATCCAGCCATGCGACAG ATGTTCACGTCTATGATTAAGAACATGAATCCGGAGATGTTGGCAAGCATGAGCGAGCAATTCGGGATGAAGCTGTCTCAAGAAGATGCTGCAAAAGCTCAGGAAGCCATGGCTTCTCTTACTCCTGAAGCCTTAGAGAAAATG ATGAAATGGGCGGACCGGGCTCAAACCGGGATAGAGAAAGCGAAGAAAGCAAAGAAGTGGTTGCTAGGGAAAGGCGGGTTGATCTTTGCAATATGCATGCTCGTTTTAGCAGTGATCCTTCATCGTCTCGGCTACATTGGAAGATAA
- the LOC106419717 gene encoding F-box protein At1g30790-like → MEDSQPSLVHAGNNSTTTTTIPFDLIIEILSLLPAKSLFRFQSVSKQWFSTIRSKFFVDLFQTRSKSRPRLLLSLYLRDAEEQFIFSAPEHTYDDDKSSSTFVMARYDMSISAPGYNVLYGAVNGFVCFKDVSCNTIAVYNPTTRQIVKLPDFTPNGRYMQARLGYDPVEDQYKVLCAKMFDHKRQQQQEHFVCTVTSSQKQEWRKIENLTGDNYRDVCGETCIDGVLYYGAEHSRIVRFDVRSEKIEFIKIPKLESYISHTYMSIFINYKGKLAGVDYSFTKNLMTLWVLEDAEKQEWSSMTCVLPSKLENLRETHLMSRGVIHTGELMVFGRLLDSSKPYYIYYYDFNKRIIRKVEIRGMKDGDFRRINGTSWMICYPGHIENIKFL, encoded by the coding sequence ATGGAAGATTCACAACCGTCTCTCGTTCACGCAGGAAACAACagcacaacaacaacaaccattcCTTTTGATCTGATCATCGAGATACTCTCTCTACTTCCTGCGAAATCGCTCTTTCGATTCCAATCCGTGTCAAAACAATGGTTCTCTACCATCCGCAGCAAATTTTTTGTAGACTTGTTCCAGACTAGGTCAAAGAGTCGGCCTCGTCTCCTTCTCTCGCTCTATCTCAGAGATGCTGAGGAGCAGTTCATCTTTTCGGCTCCTGAACACACATACGATGATGATAAATCCTCCTCCACCTTTGTCATGGCAAGATACGATATGTCGATCTCGGCTCCAGGCTACAACGTGCTATATGGTGCGGTCAACGGTTTTGTCTGCTTCAAAGATGTTAGCTGTAATACCATCGCCGTTTATAATCCCACCACTAGACAAATTGTGAAACTGCCAGACTTTACACCCAACGGAAGATACATGCAAGCACGTCTTGGGTACGATCCAGTCGAAGATCAGTACAAGGTGTTATGTGCGAAGATGTTTGACCATAAAAGGCAACAACAACAGGAGCATTTCGTTTGCACTGTGACTTCATCTCAGAAACAAGAGTGGAGAAAGATCGAGAACCTGACCGGAGATAATTACAGAGATGTCTGCGGAGAGACATGCATTGATGGTGTTCTGTACTATGGAGCTGAACATTCAAGAATAGTTAGGTTCGATGTTAGATCTGAGAAGATTGAGTTTATAAAAATCCCCAAGCTGGAGTCATATATATCTCACACATACATGTccatatttataaattacaagGGGAAATTGGCCGGTGTAGATTATTCTTTCACAAAAAATTTGATGACATTGTGGGTTCTTGAAGATGCTGAGAAACAGGAATGGTCGAGCATGACGTGTGTCTTACCTTCTAAGTTAGAAAATTTACGTGAGACTCACTTAATGTCTCGAGGAGTGATCCATACGGGCGAGCTTATGGTGTTCGGTCGATTGTTAGACTCATCTAAgccttattatatttattattatgattttaataaaagaatCATAAGAAAAGTCGAGATTCGAGGAATGAAGGATGGTGATTTCAGACGTATCAATGGGACTAGTTGGATGATATGTTATCCAGGACACATTGAGAATATTAAGTTCTTGTAA